ATgagcaaaacttcaaatatttcagaGCTATATCTTATACAAGGCGAGATTTTCGCAGAGTGGTTTGACCATCATCTTGTTAGATCTTCAGTGTCCACTTCATTCCCTTTTATCgatataagtattttttttttcaagagatattttcttatattatttgGAAAGAAACTAGTGTAAGTACAATGTCTTGTATCACCAAGATTATTGGAAGCTTCAGAGGAACACATACATGTTTGCCTATGGAAACGCAACTTAAAATCATTAGTGCGTTATACTTTCCTAAGTTTCAATGGTCAAAATGATCTAAGATATAACACATGATATTAAGTTCGATATGTCGTTGATTCTAAAGTGGGATTCAGTTCTAGTATATTAACTTGGAATGTCATTATCTCGAGGGGAAAATTACATAATCCCACATCCCTAGTAAGTGGAACATCCAGAAGTATGTTCACACTGGAAATAGACTTAATgagtcatttataaaataaaaccacGGGATTTATAATCTAGTAATGTTGAGACAATTAAGTAAATGGAAATGTTGAATACCTTCGAATAGAAGTATTACGCAAGACACTATTGTATTGTACTACACAATGattaaaaatggagataaatGTAATAGTAAACCAGAAGTTTATTGAAAGTGTAATGTTTGGCAAACCGGTTATGCCATCTCGGTTTAGTAATGATGCGAAAGATAATCATATAGACACTCGTTGAAGATCCAGAAGATTCTTACGAATGATCTGCTATATTCTGCTTGCTTATAAGGAAATATAAGAATACAGTTTTTACCAGTCAAATAGATCTATAATCTATTTATACAAGGAGGTTTGATCACCCACTGGTGGACTGATCATCCACcatatgtttataattaatgCATCGATAAGAAGATTGCATGTATCCTTGTCATAAATCTGCAACCTGATGTTTGCGAGACTAAGTAGTATACCTGTGAATTCACAAGCCtttgatgattattttatgCATGTGGAGATACATGATGAACATCTTATAGCTAATGTTCATACGTAAGATGCAGCAGCGTTAATTCGCATAATGCCAAGAGTAATTAAGAACTCTCCCGATCAAACTGGTTTTGGGTCGAGAACCAAAGATCCCATCTAAAAATTTGGATAAGTTATAGTTGATCCACCACACCGCTAAAGGATGGGGCCTCGAAAGAGGTTATGAACATGTTGGATATAATCTACATTGATGATAAAATCTAgaagattttataaaatttatttaaagtcTCGAAAGTTAGTCTATCCAACATTAGGaggagaaaataaacagctggagAATGAATgagttgaaatgaattatcattgatcctcggaCTATATAGCGTGAATAGAAgtccaaaaatgaaaatatggaGATAATTATATTACAAAGATTAGCATATGAGTTGCCAGACTCATTTACTGACCTTGAGAAAGTGAATAACTCACAAgtaccagctgtaaatgctccaattAAAATGGATGTCCCATAAGGACAGTATCAAACTGCTAATGAGTCTAAAGAGCTCTTGAAGCGTGAAagacctattggttccaaaTAAATAATCCTCGAAAAGAAAAGGAGCATGAATGAGAATGCCAGAATCGAGGAATGAAATATTAATGATCTCGAGAAGAGATAGAAAACATGACAAGAAGgaaattcaggtacctgagaatAAAGAAATCTCAAATAGCTATGTCATGTCTGGAATAATATGGAACTGTTATCAAATCGGCGTCGTAAATATATATGCATGCAATGTAGCAGTTGATgagaatgaggatcatgaaccatcTATTGGAAAGTGTAGACAAAGAAAATGATAGGCCAAAATGGAAATAAGCAATAGATGAAGGATTAAATCTCTTGCAAAGAGAAGAGAATTCTGACTGATAGTCCGTACACCTAATAGTGCAAAACCAATGGTACATAAATGAGTCTTTATGTGAAAGAATGAATGAGATGATGAAAAGTTGTGAGATGCAAAAGAGTAGTTGCACAAGAGTTCTCACAAAGACCCGAAATAGTTATAAGAAACACATCATCATATGGTGGAAGCATCAACTTTCTAGTTTCTTTAATCTGGCAAGAATTGAAAGCCACTGGAAATGACAATTATATCAAAGATCCAAAAGAATATAAACTGTAAGAAGCAGTAAACCCCATAAGGATTTGGACTGCTAGAAGCAGTAAgtgcaagttctcgagaacattaACGCGTGGGTATATTGAgcatataaaagaaagaaaaagtattGGTCATGAAGTACCATGATATTGGAAATTTACTGATCTCTTTCATGATTGAAAGATGTGATTTCGTATGACAAGAGGGATAGTCATATTTGTAACTTTCACAATAAGCAAAATAATAACTCGTATGTATAAGTATGCATAATGTGAAGGTTTAGAAGATTGTCTATAAGAGGAAACTTGGACAAGGAGTCCAAATAGACCAATATATGATCTTTTGTGTGAAAATAATGCAATGGATAAGAAGTCCAATGGTTTAAGAGATTATCTGACAATCAAACTAGTTTATTACTAAGGATATGCTTATATCAATTCTTAAAAGGAAGATATATTTGATGAGAAAACATCTCTCTAAGATGATGCTTCCAGGGGGAGAAATATGAGGATGttcgtagttgtactctttttctttatcatggtttttgtcccattgAGTTTTCCATGCATgtcaaggttttaacgaggcaacaaagaacatGTAAATGATAGATACCTAAAGAGAAATGTTAACACTTAAGTGATGAAGATCTATCAATCTTCCAATGTATTTTGAGACTAAAAAAAGCAGAAGATGATGATCAAAGATCAATCATACTTAAACAAGAATCAAGATATGGACATATTTCATTCGCTAGACAGAAACGAAGGTCgaaattttttgaattaaagGAGACCTTCTAGATGgaattaaaatatgaattttgtGTCCGGAGAAATATCTTTGAGTCTATTTTCATCTCCAATTTGAATCATGTCATTCTATATGATAGAACTCGAGATATGGTTGTTTTCATGGGACATGTACAAGCTGTCTCAGAATACCTAATATCGTATGATATTCAAAATACTGCTCGGTATTTCCATCTTAACAGAGCCAGATTGGTGCCTAAAGTTAGACATGGATGTTAGCTTCGATTTCCAAGTGGTTTGAAGTCATTTTGTCCTACGGCCATCAAGATATTCAAGTTTCAGTGAGGAGTGTCGAATCTGCCAAAAGAAGTGAACTGGTCCAAGCCTAAGACGAAGGAGTTAATTCATCAcattggattgtgtcctatcaGATATCTCAAGTTATGTtctcatcagggggagtagatGCGCGCTGCACTCTTTTTTCCTTCACCACAGTTtttcccactgggttttcctggcaAAGTTTTTAATGAGGCAGTATTCTACGCGCTTtaggaaatatttttgtaatgaaCATCCAATGGGAAATGTTATGAACCAATTGTGTGGATGTCCATTAGACCCATTAAACCTATGTTCTAGGGTTCTAGAACCCTAGCTTTGTatctgtatatatatgtattattatctATGGAATAATAAGAACAACTGATTCCTCATTTCTCTTGATTCACAacataaaagatataataaaacatttcaaagTAGTTAAGTTATGTTTTGTActtttgtaataaataaattcaaattatttagaaaatacaataaataaaatagctataattatttaaaatgaaatgaaaGTCACTAAGAAATCACTTTAAAATAGACAATTACTGTTTTGTACTTGAGATTTAGTAGAATAGAGGACAACTCTATGAAAatgaaagaacaaaaatatgtttatataccCATCTTGCTTATAATATGTTGCTTTCGGTTTATATCCATCAAAACCTTAGCTAGCATTTTGTTTCGCCTGAATTATATTTGCTTGCCAATCTTCCAAGTTATTATACCCATCCGTGTGTCGGTGTGTGTAACCTTGTATAAAGTCCTTGAGATATTCGAAACAAGTAAAAGGAATCAAAACCTGACGACGTATTATATTGAATTGCTAGTTCAATTTGGTTGGTGCGTTAATGAGTCCCAATTTTTACCAATCTACTTAAAAATTGGTTAACgttttttctttcagattattagttctcagattttatttatttgagtcCATAATCAAAAGATCAAAACAAGAGCATATTTACAATCGTAAAAGCATTTTTAATAATGTCAATCAGTTCAGAAAGTAATtttgcaaacaaaaaaactagatGGACGAAGTCCATTATGCCGTCGCAAACTCTAAGTTGGATTATTTAAATTCAAAGATCAATTACCATAACAGAGGAGGCGATGATATAAGCTCAAATTTAATATGGTTGTATAAAATTTGGTTAAACCCCCGAATAAAACCCACAAAGCAGATATTTGAGAGACTAAAAGGGTTTATTAACCAACACAGCTTCCAATGCAAGTAAGAAAAACAATGCTTCGAGATTTATATATCAACCTGGAAGACTCAGATGATGATGAGAGAAACTTACACACTCTCTAATCCTTCTTCTTGAAGGCTCCTTTGGGGATTTTGCTTATCACCTTACTCAAAACCTTCTCATCAAGCACAGCGTATTGCTTCTTGATCTCCTTCATTGCCTTTTCACCAAAGTCATCGACTTTATCCTCATACTTTTCATAGAGCACAGGAACGGTGAAGAGAAGAACAGTTGCTgaaaggagagaaaaaaaaagaattagaagatatcagaaacaaacacaaacaagaGTGTTTTTATGTAATAAGGGTATGGATTGTTACCGCTATAGACTAAGGTCAAGAAGTTGCAGGAGCTACCAACTTTGGACAAAACCCACAACCCAGCAATCACCTAAAAACAGATTTTAAGAGTCATTTTCAAATAGTAATCAAACAACAGTAATGGTTAACAAATAAAAAGAGTATTTACCATAAGGAACTTCTTGAGATCTCTTCCTAATGCGATGTGCCTAAGAAGAGTAAACCCGCGATTGATTTCAATCCTTAGTCCAGAGGCGAGCTGGAGAACGACTTCCTCGGGGATGTGCACTTCAGGGATACGAGGAGGTTT
This genomic stretch from Brassica napus cultivar Da-Ae chromosome C9, Da-Ae, whole genome shotgun sequence harbors:
- the LOC106385276 gene encoding reticulon-like protein B3; this encodes MAEENKHEESIMEKIAEKIHGHDNSSSSDSDDEKKASSIKTKIYRLFGREKPVHKVFGGGKPADIFLWRNKKVSGGVLGAATLSWILFELLQYNLLTLFGHISILALAVLFLWSSASTFIHKKPPRIPEVHIPEEVVLQLASGLRIEINRGFTLLRHIALGRDLKKFLMVIAGLWVLSKVGSSCNFLTLVYSATVLLFTVPVLYEKYEDKVDDFGEKAMKEIKKQYAVLDEKVLSKVISKIPKGAFKKKD